A window of the Desulfobacula toluolica Tol2 genome harbors these coding sequences:
- a CDS encoding anti-sigma factor family protein: protein MKCQEILEKLSAHLDKELDLIQNKNIIQHLIQCKECKKELEAFQYTDQMIQNLPQEKMPSALIRQIDSAVFKVSSPVKKSFFKSRIFTPLLVFFETLFELLNPLIEKESRPIEEFNDFPPESFGYIYFKIMNPSHMRS from the coding sequence ATGAAATGTCAGGAAATTTTGGAAAAATTATCAGCCCATTTGGACAAAGAGCTGGATTTGATCCAGAACAAAAACATAATACAGCATCTAATCCAATGCAAAGAGTGCAAAAAAGAATTAGAGGCTTTTCAGTACACAGATCAAATGATTCAAAACCTGCCACAGGAAAAAATGCCATCAGCGCTCATCAGACAAATTGATTCAGCGGTCTTCAAAGTGTCTTCTCCCGTGAAAAAATCTTTTTTTAAATCCCGGATTTTCACACCTCTACTTGTTTTTTTTGAAACCTTGTTTGAATTGCTCAACCCGCTAATCGAAAAGGAATCACGCCCAATAGAAGAATTTAATGATTTTCCGCCCGAGTCATTTGGCTAT